Proteins encoded by one window of Gambusia affinis linkage group LG17, SWU_Gaff_1.0, whole genome shotgun sequence:
- the ssna1 gene encoding Sjoegren syndrome nuclear autoantigen 1 has translation MTQQAAALQTYNNELVKCIEDLCSKRDELNRQIRQEEDEKEKLQHDIRLLSEKLSRINESMAQRLTTRASLDRTIAETEAAYAKILESSQSLLSVLKQEAGNLNKSPEQWKK, from the exons ATGACCCAACAAGCCGCGGCTCTTCAGACCTACAACAACGAGCTTGTGAAGT GTATCGAGGACCTGTGCTCGAAGCGGGACGAGCTGAACCGCCAGATCCGACAGGAGGAAGACGAGAAGGAGAAACTCCAGCACGACATCCGGCTTCTGTCCGAGAAGCTAAGCCGGATCAACGAGAGCATGGCGCAAAGACTGACCACCAGGGCCAGCCTGGACCGCACCATCGCAGAGACGGAGGCTGCATACGCCAAG ATCCTGGAGAGTTCCCAGTCTCTACTGAGTGTcctgaaacaggaagcaggGAACCTCAACAAATCCCCAGAGCAGTGGAAAAAGTAG